Part of the Nocardioides perillae genome is shown below.
GGGTGCGCCCCGTCTCTGGGTCGGCTCCGTCGACGGCGACCGGCTGGTCACCCGCCGCTGCCGCAGCCTGCGCCCGGTCAGCCCCGTCAGCGCGGTCGACGCGACCGGCCCGGGCGGCACGACCGACGCGGGCACGACGTCCCCGGCGTTCGCGGACTGCGCCGACGGCGTCGACCTCGAGGAGCGGCTCGGGCCCCTGGGCGACCGCGACGCGCTGCTCGCGGCGCTCGAGGGCGGCTCGTTGCTGGCGCGCCCCGGTGACGGCTCCGGGCTCGGCGGGTGGCTGCCCGAGCTCGGGCTCGGTGCTGTGGTCGCGGCGGGGGGCTACGACCACGACGCCCGCCAGTGGCTCGTCGCCGTGCTGATGCGCGACTCCGGCGCCGACGCCGCCATCGCCCGGCTGGCCCTCACCTCGCTGGTGCAGGCCGCCCTCGCGATGCCCGTCTCCGCTCACCGACGCTAGGGCGGGGTCGGGCCCGCATCCTCGGGCAGCACCGCGTCGGCGACGCCGCGGTAGCCCATGGCCCGCAGGGTGCCCCGGGCGTGGGCGTCCCAGGCGGTGTCGAGGTCGGCGTAGAACCACGAGAGCGGGCCGTAGACCTCGAGCGAGACGTAGCCGTGGAACGACGCCCAGCCCGACAGCAGGACGCCGACCTGCTGCTCGTCGAGGCCGTCCTGGTCGCGGCGCATCTCCTCGAGCTCGGCGACCAGCGGCGACCCCCACTGCAGCGCTGCCGCCCCGGTGTCGACCACCCCGGCACGCACGCAGCGGGCGAAGTGCACCAGGGGTGCGGCGAAGAACTCGTGCAGCTGGCTCGGGTCGGGGACCGGGCCGCCGTCGGAGGCGAAGGTGTCGGTGCCGAACATCAGCGAGAACTCCGCGCGGTGCGACAGGCACCACCGCCGGTAGGCGTGCGCCATCGCGAGGGCCTGCGAGGTGAGGTCGAGGCCGTCGTGGGCGACCGCGGAGGCGTGCAGTGCGGCAGCCGCCGAGGAGAAGGCGTCGGCCGCCACCGCGGCCACCAGCTCCTGCCGGGAGGCGAAGTAGCGGTAGATGCCCGAGGGCGCGATCCCGACGTCGCGGGCGACCGCGCGCAGCGACAGCTCACCGGTCGAGTGCGGCACCAGCAGGTCGCGCGCCGAGCGCTTGAGGTCCTCGCGGACCTCCTGGCGCAGCCGCTCGCGGCGCGTCGGGAAGCGCCCGTCGGGGCCCCGCTCGACCTGCTCCTGCCCACCGCGGGCCACCTCGGCGCTCACCGCGGCACCCCGGCCGCGACCTGGGCGTAGAGCTCGCCGAAGCGGTCGGCGACCGCGCTCTGCAGGAAGGGCCGCACGTCGGCGCGGGCACCCTCGGCGAGCCCCGCCCCCAGGGCCGGGTCTGCGCCGAGCCGGTCGAGCGCGGCCGCGGTGGCCGCCGCGTCCCCCGGCGGCACGACCAGCGCCGAGCGCCCGTCGACCACCATGTCGGCGATGCCGCCCTGGTGCGTGGTGACGAGCGGCGCGCCGAGCGCCATCGCCTCCAGCACCGTGGTGGGGCAGGGGTCGTGCCACTCGCTGGGCAGCACGGCGGCCCGGGCGTGCTGGAAGCCTGCGACGACCCGCTCGTGGTCCCAGCCCTGCTCGACCCGGACGCCGTCGGGCAGGGCGTCGGGGAGGTCGGCCGTCGGCCGACCCACCAGCACGAGCTCGGCCGGCACCCCGTCGGTGCCCCCGCCCCGGCCCAGCGCCGCGCGGTCGACCCGCCGCCAGGCGTCGAGCAGGGTCAGCAGCCCCTTCTCGGCCGACAGGTCGCCGGCGAAGAAGACGTAGGGCGCGTCCGGCAGGCCGTCGTGGCGCGGCTCGGTCGGGCGGGTGAGCAGCTCGTCGGGCACGAAGTTGGGCACCACCTCGAAGGGCACGGGTCCCGAGGCGAGGTCGTTGCCCTCGGCGACCGCGCGGCTGACCGGGGTGAACAGGTCGACACGGCGGTGCCGCACGGGCACGCCGCCGCGCACCGCGGCGTACACCGGCACGCCCCGCAGGGCGCCGTAGTGCTCGCTCACGTGGGGCACGCACCGCGACGGCGACGGCCCGGGGCACGGCGCTCCGCCGACCATGAGCCGCTTGGTCGCGCACACGTGGCTGTAGTCGTGCAGCGAGTGCACGAGTGGGGTGCGACGCGCCGCGGCGAGCGGCAGCCAGGAGGCGAGGATCCAGTTGTGGCTGTGCACGACGTCGGGCCGCAGCCGCTCGGCCAGCCGGGCCAGCGCGCGCGACGTGAGCGGGTCGGGCACGGGCAGCGCGAGGGGCCGGTCGGCGGTGGGGTAGAGCGCGGGCACCCGCTGCCCGACGTTGTCGAGCAGGTGCACGTGCACCCCGGGGTCGGCGGGCACCCGCGCGCCGGCCGCGCCGTGGGCGCCCTGGCCCACCTTGAGCGTGGCGACGTGCACGTCGTGACCGCGCGCCGCGAGCGCGACGGCCAGGTTGCGCACGTGGCGCTCCTCCCCGCCGATGACGGGCGGGTAGAACTGGGCGAGCAGCAGGACCCTCACGCCCGCGCCTCCCCGGCCCGGACCACGACCACGGGGCGCCGGGAGAGCCGGCTGCGCACGAGCCCGGCGACCACGGCCAGCGACGCCACGACCGTGCCGAGGGCGGCGCTGCGCCGCCCCGGGGTCCGCAGGTAGTCGAGCGCGGCCCGCGGCAGCCGGCGCGCGAAGTCGCGCTCCGGCCCCAGCGCCGCACCGCCCGCGGGCCCCTCGCCGAGGGCGCGGGCGATGTCGCCCTTCATGACGCCCTCGTCGTAGCTGCGGCGCACGAGGTAGGACCACGTGGCGCGCGGGGCGGGCACCCGGTGGTCGATGCGTGCCTCGGGCACGAACCAGAACTCCCCGCCGGGCCGCGCCGCGCGCACCCGCAGGCAGAACTCCGCCTCCTCGCCGCCGCCGACCCGGCCGTCACCGTGGCCGATGCCGTCGGCGAAGCCGCCGACGTCGAGGAAGGTGTCGCGGCGCATGCCGGCGCACCCCCCGTAGAAGTTGCGCACCGGCGCGGCCTCGTCGGGCAACCCGCGGTAGGCGACGCCGACGGTCCAGAGGTACTCGTCGGGCAGCCACGCCGGCGCCCGGCCGACGAAGTCGCCGACCGACCGCGCGCTGGCGCCGAGGACGTCGGGCCGGGTGAGGTACGGCGCGAGCTCGGCCACCCAGCGCGGGTGCGCGGTCGCGTCGTCGTCGAGGAAGAAGACCAGGTCGGTCTCGAGCTGCGCGGCGCCGGTGTTGCGGGCGACCGAGACGCCGCGGTTGCGGCCGAGGACCACGACCTGCTCGCCGGGCAGGGCGCCGCGGACGACCGCGCCGAGCTCCTCGTCGCCGTCGACGACCACGACGAGCTGGTCGACGTGGTGCTCCTGCGCGCGCACCGACGCGACCGCGGCGCGCAGCTGCGGCAGCCGCTCGGCCGTGTAGGTGCACACCACGACCCCGACGGTCGGGTCGGGCGACGCGGCGCGGGGGGCCTCGGGCACCGCGCGGGCCTCGGGGGTCACGTCGTTCAGCGCCACGGCGCGCCCCCCGTCGCCGCGGCGGTGCGCTCGCGCAGCAGCCGCGCCGCCCGCCACGCCGGTCCGGCGGCGCGCTTGAGCGCCGGCACGAGGGGCGAGGGCCCGTGCTCGACGAGGTCGAGCAGCGCCTGGCCACGGTGGTCGGGTCGCACCGCCAGCCGCTGCACCGCGGTCGGGTCGCCGTCGGTCACGTGGACGCGGTGGCCGATCGCCACGCCGTGGGTGTAGCCGGCCGCGACGACCTGCCGCCGCAGGCCGCGCGAGTGGTAGCCGTGGGGGTAGGCGACGGTGTCGACGGGCTGGCCGGTGAGGTCCTGCAGGATCCGGCGGCTCCACCTCAGCGAGGCGGTGGCACCGGCCGGGCGCAGGGTGTCCATCGGCACGTGCAGGTCACCGTGGCTGCCGACCTCGACACCGGCACGCGCGACCTCCGCGAGCGCGGCGTCGTCCATCAGCTGCACGTCGGCGCCACCGCCGGGCAGCCACGAGGCCGGCCCGCCGAGGTGGCCGGTGGGGGCGTAGAGCGTCGCGCGCGCCCCGTGGTCGTCGAGCACCTCGAGCGCCGACTCGGCGAAGTCGAGGTAGGCGTCGTCGAAGGTCAGCGCGACCACCCGCCGGTGCGGGTCGGCGGCCAGGGCGGCGAACGCCTCGGTGAGCCCCAGCAGCTCCCAGCCGGCCCCGCGCAGGGTGGCGAGCTGGTCGGCGAGCACGGGCGGCGGCACGTCGAGCCACTCCAGGCCGCGCGGCATCGGGGTGCCGACGGCGTGATACATCAGCACCGGCAGCCGCGCGGCGGTGGTGCCGCGCGCGGACGAGGCGGTGGGCCGGTGGCCCAGCAGGCCGCTCACCGTGCCCCCTCCGGTGCCCGGAGGGCGGTCGCACGGCGGTCGGTGCGCCCGGCGCGCCGCAGCGAGCCGCGGGCGTAGCCCGCACCGGCGCTCGCCAGCCCCACGACGACGCCGGCGGCCCCGCGCGGGCCGCCCTCGGCGCCGCTGCGCAGCTCTCGGCGCACCGCGGCGGGGAGCACCCGGCGCACGTAGGCGCGCTCGGTGCTGGTGGCCGCCCCCGGGCCCGCGGTGCGGGCGATGTGGGCCTTGCTCAACCCCTCGGCGTACGCCCGGCGCGCGAGGTAGCGCCACGTCGTGCGGTCGGCGGAGACGTGGTGGGCCACCGTCGCTGCGGGCTCGTGGACGAGCAGCGCGCCCGGCTTGCGGCGGGCCAGCCGCAGGCACAGCTCGGTCTCCTCGCCGCCGAGCAGGACGTCGCCGACCCGCCCGGCGGCCTCGTCGAAGTCGCCGGCCAGCTCGAGGGCCGCCCGGGTGAAGGACATGGTGGCGCCCAGCAGGTTGCGCACGGGGGCACGGTGCTCGGGCAGGCCGCGGTAGCTGCAGCCCACGACCCAGTCGAGCTCGGCGACGAGGTGGCGCGGGCGCCCGCTCGGCGGCCACACGGGGGTGGCACGGCCGTCCACACCGTCGGCTCCGGTCTCGGCGAGCGCGGTGACGAGCCGGTCGAGCCAGTCGGGGGCGGGCACCGCGTCGTCGTCGAGGAAGGCCACGACGTCGCCGACGCCGGCGTGGACCCCGGTGTTGCGGGCACCGGAGAGACCCCGGCCGCGGGTGTTGGGCAGCACCGTCAGCCAGGTGTCGTCGCCGCCGAGGCCGAGCAGGCCCGGCAGCTCGGCCGCGGCGCGCCGCAGGAGCGCGTCGTCGTGGTCGACGACCAGCAGCACCTGGTCGGGGCGGCGCGACTGCGCCGCCAACGCCTGCAGCCCCGCCACGATGCTGGTCCAGCGGCGCTCGGTGTGGGCGCACACGACCACGGACGTCGTGGGCTCCCGCCGCTCACCGGGGTCGGCCGAGGAGCGCACGCGCGAGGCGTCCGACGGGCCCGGGTCCACGGCGTCGACGGTAGCGCCGGCAGGCGCCGGCGGGGCAGAGGGCACAGTCGCTGCCGCGACGCAGGTGGACGTGGGCGAGGCGGGCGTGCCCGCACCTGCAGGGGTCGCCGCTCCCACGAGTCCCGCCGTCGTCCACGCCGCTACCTCTGCTGCCTCCTCGCCGGTCCCCATGCTCGGCGCCGAGGGTAGCGCTCGTGACCCCGGCACGCTCCGCCCGTTCACCGCAGCGCCCCGACCCGACGGGCCCACGCCACCAGCGCGGCGTACGTCTCGTTGGGCTGTCCCTGCCGGTCGAGCAGCGTCCAGGACGGCTCGTTGAAGCGGGTGGGGTGGAAGTAGTACCAGGACAGCGCGCTCACGTAGGAGTAGCAGGTGGCGGCGCGGAAGGCCTCCTCGAGGTAGACCGCGCGGTCGGCGTCGGACACCGGGCCGAACTCGCGCCACGGCTGGGTGCTGTAGCCGAACTCGCCGATGTAGAGCGGCTTGTCGGCGTCGCCGCGCTGCTCCATCAGGTCGTGGAGGTCGACGATGCCGAGGAAGTTCTGGCTGAACTCGCCGAAGGGCTCGCGCTCGTAGGTCCAGCGCGCGAGCTCGGTGCTGGGCGAGCGGTCGCCCGAGAACGGGTGCACCCCGACCTGGTCGAAGAGCACCTCGTCCTCGCCGTAGAGCTCGTCGCGGGCGTCGTAGACCGCGCGCAGGAAGCCGATGTCGTTGTTGCTCAGCCCGCCGGAGACGATCGAGATGCTCGGGTCGACCTCCTTGACGGCGGCGTAGCTGGCCTCGAGCAGCCGCGCGAAGGCGACGGGGTCGGGCCCGGTGGGCCAGAAGTCGTACTCGTTGGGCTCGTTCCAGATCTCGAGGTAGTCGACCCGGCCCTGCACGTGGACGGTGAGGTCGTGGACGAAGCGAGTCCACCGGCGCAGCTCGGTGTCGGTGAGCGGGGGGTGCCAGAAGTCGGTGTCGGTCGGCGAGCTGGTCTCCTCCACCGCCCACTGCGGCATCGTCGAGACCTGCAGGCGCACGCGCAGTCCGGCGGCGTTGGCCGCGTCGATGACGCGGTCGAGGAGGGTCCAGTCGTAAGGCCGGTCGGGGTCGGGCTCGATGGTGCGCCAGGACGCGGCGGTCGAGATGACCGCCGCGCCGGCGGCCTCGGCGCGGGCCACGAGCCGGCGGATCTCGGGCGCGGTGAGCTCGGGGTAGGTGACCGTCGACCCGAGCTCCTCGCCCTGGCCGACACCGCCCGCGGCCTGCACGCCGAGGTCGATGAGGGGACCGGGGCGCGAGCGCGACGGCTCGCAGGCCACCACCGGACCGACCGCGGGCTCGGCGTCCTCGAGGGAGCGGATGACCGACAGCCCGACTACGGCCAAGGCGAGGCAGAGCAGGCCCGGCAGCAGCAGGAGCAGGACGCGGCGGGTCACCGGTCGGCCCTCCCCTCGACGTCGCGGTCGGTGCCGGCGCGGCTCGCGCGTCGGTGGCGGCCGGCTGCGTCGGTCGTGCCGGTCGTCCCGGCGGGCACGGTGGCGGGGGACGGTGAGGCGACCGCGGCGTCCTGCGCGCGGTCGGTGGGGTCGCCGCGCAGCAGCTCCTTGCGACGCAGGAAGGGCTGCTCGACGACGTGGTAGGAGAGCGCTGCGGCGCCGAGGGACAGCCCGAGCGCGACCGGGGCGGCGGCGAGCTTCTCGACGGTGGTCTCGATGCCGGCCTGGTCGGCCATGACCTCGAAGACGACGCGGTGCCACAGGTAGAGCGGGTAGGAGATCAGCCCGACGTAGACCACCGGCCGCAGCGTCGCCAGGGCGAGCAGGGCTCGGTGGGCCGGGCCGCCCTCGTCGTCGCCGGGGAGCACGAGCCGGGTGATGACCGCGGCCGACGCGAGGGCGACGAGGAGGTAGTTGGTGTCGTAGGGCAGGGCGTGGTGCAGGGACACCACCGCGGTCTCGACCAGCAGGAGCAGCACGCCGGCGACGGCGGCGGCGGTGAGCAGGCCCTGGTGGCGCAGCAACCGCTCGCGCAGCGCGGGCAGCGCGAGGGCCAGCGCGCTCCCGACCAGCAGGCCGTCGGTCTGGGTGTCCACGCCCATGCCCACGTGGGCGGCCAGACCCTGGCTGCTCAACCAGGCGCGCCACGACACCACGACGGCGGCCATCGCGAGCACGGCCGCGACGCGCGCCCGGGTGGAGCGCAGCAGCCGCAGGAGCACGGCGAGCAGCAGCGGCCAGACCAGGTAGTACTGCTCCTCCACGCCGAGCGACCAGGTCTGGCCGAGCAGGCCGTAGTCCTCGGTCTCGGCGCCCCGGCCGAGCAGGAAGTTCGTCGTGTAGGTGATCGAGGTCAGCGCCTGCAGCAGCTGGAAGCGCCGCTCCTCGCCTTCCAGCGCGACCAGGGCGTAGGCGGTGACGAAGCCGACGACCACCACCAGCGCGGGGAAGAGCCGCAGCACGCGGCGCAGGTAGAACCGGCGCACCCCTCCGGGGGTCAGTGCACCGGGCCGCACCAGCAGCCCGGTGATGAGGAAGCCGGAGAGCACGAAGAACACGGTCACGCCGAGGCTGCCGCCGGCCATCAGCGGCACGCCGGCGTGGAGGCCGACGACGAGCGCGACGGCGAGCGCGCGCAGCCCGTCGAGCGCGGGCACCCGCACCGGGGCGTCGGCCTCTGTCGGGGGGCGACGGTCGGGTGGCAGCGCACCGGGCTGGACGCTGGGATGGGGGGTGCTCATCGGGCTTCCTCGGTCAGGGGTCGGCCGGGAGCGGCCGCGGTCGGTGCAGTGGGTGCAGTCGGGGTGGGCGGGCCGAGCGGGGCGCGCAGGATGCCGTGGACGACCGGAGCGGCGCCGTAGGCCTGGACGCCGAGGGCGAGCAGCCAGCCGACGCACAGCCCGGGGGCGCCGGCGACGGCGGCCCCGGCCGCCGCGCCGGAGACCTCGAGCAGGACCCCGCCCCCGGCCAGGCCGGCGGCAGAGGTGACCCGTCCCTGCACGCGCCAGAGGGCGACGACGTGGTCCTTGAGGACCATCCACAGCCCGGCGGGCACGAGCAGCGCGAGGAGCCGCGAGGACTCCTCGGCGTAGCCGGGGCCGAAGACCCCCAGGACGTACGGCGCGGCCAGCGCGGCCGCCGCGCCGAGCACCGCGCTGATCGCCAGCCCGCCCGGCAGGGTGCGGCGGGCGCGTCGGCAGAAGTCGTCGAGGGGCTCGTGCACGCTCGCGGCGAAGAGCGCGGTGGCGAGCATGTAGGGCGGGACGAAGACGAAGGTCGCGACGAGCCACGCGATCGCGAAGCGGGCGTTGGCCTCGGGCGCGAGCACGGCGGCGGCGACGACCGGCATGAGGAGCGGCCCGGCCGACAGCGACAGGTCGAGCGCGTGCTGGCGCAGCGCGCCGCCCGCGTGGCGGGCGGAGTGGGCGAGCACGCCGGGCTCGCTGCCGCGGCCGTCGACCGACCCGCGCGGGAAGAGCCGGCGCCACACCAGCACCGACGAGAGGGCCAGCGGCAGCGCCCAGCAGAGCAGCAGCGCGCCGCTGCCGGTGAGGCCGACTGCCAGCAGCGCGACCCCGAGCGGGAAGCGGAGACCCGAGGCGACCAGGTTGCGCAGCACCTGCAGCGACGAGCGCTGGGCACCGAGCACCGCCTGGTCGAGCAGCAGGCCGACAGCGGTCGCGGCGGTGCCGGCGACGAAGACCGCGACGGCGACGGGCCCGCCGAAGAGCTGGTGCACGGTCGCGCCGTCGAGGGCCGGGACCAGCTCGACCGCGCCGACGAAGAGCGCACCGGCCAGGAGCCCGGCCACCGTGACCACGGTGGTGCCGGCACGCAGCAGGCTGCGCCGGCCGGCCGCGCCGAGGGGCGGCAGCTCCGCGATGAGGTGCGTGCCGACGCCGAGCACGGCGACCTTGCCGAGCAGTGCCTGCGCGGCGACGCCGGCCGAGACCAGGCCGACGGTCGCGGCGGGCACGCCGCGGGCGGCGACGACCCAGAAGAGGAAGCCGAGCGCCGTGCCGACGAGCTGTGCGGCGACGAGGGAGGTGAAGGGGCGCAGCACGACGCCGAGGTCGACCGCGCCGATCCTGCTGGGGCGGGCGGAGGTGGTCACGGCGGCGCCGTCCTGGCGCAGCAGGGCCCGGGTCGCGTTCACGGGGTCACCCCCGGGGGCGGCGGCAGCACCGGGGCGGTGGCGAGCAGGCCTTCCCACGCGCCGAGCGCGGCGACGAGGCAGGCGGCCGAGAAGACCGCGGCGACGGCCAGGGGCAGCAGCAGGGCGGCGCCGCGCGGGAGCACGCGGGCCGGGGCCGCCGGCCGCTGCCGGACCGCGACGATCGCGACCGCGCCGAGCACGGCCAGGGCCGCCGTGCCGACCCAGGGGGCGTAGCCGAGAGCGGTCGCGACGGCGCCCACCACCATGAGGGCGGGCAGCGCCACGGCGAGCGCGACCTGGCCGCGCAGGCGCAGCAGCGCGTCGAGGCGCGGCAGGCGGCGCCGGCGCAGTGCGACCGCCAGGCCGGCGAGGAGCTCGAGGAGGAGCACGACCGAGGCGAGGTGCACCGTGCCGGGCAGCAGCGCCGAGGGCCGGTCGACCCAGGTGCTCTCCGCGCCGCGCAGGCCCCGCACGTCGTAGACCCGCAGCGGGCCCTCGTCGAGGACGGTGTCGACACCCTCGGCGTCGGCGAACTTGGTCAGCTGGGCCGCCGAGACCGTCGAGACGCCCCAGTCGTCGGAGCCCTCGAAGAGCGCGCCAGAGCGCGACAGCTCGTCGGCCAGGCGCAGGTCGACGGCCACGAAGTCGACCTCGTAGCGCTGGATCAGCCCCGCCGTGGTGGCGTCGACCGTCGGGGCGGTGAAGAGCGGGGTGACGTTGAAGCGCCCGCCCACGCCCGTGGCGGCGTCGACGTCGGCGTAGGTCGGGATGGTCCGGCTGAGCGTGAGGTCGGCCGCCACGACCGAGCCGGGCGGGGCGTAGCGGTCGAACCAGCGGGCGAGCGCCACGGTGCTCTCGTCGATCGAGCGCTGCTCGGCCGCGGGCTCGTAGGGGCCGGGCACGCGCGACCAGTCGGGGCCGCCGCCCAGGATCGTGCCGCCCATCACCAGCACGACGCCCGTCGCCGCGACCAGGGCCGAGGGCACGCGGTCGAGGTGGCGCACCACCCACGCCGCGACGACGAGCGCCATCGCCATGGCGATGAAGGAGATCGCCCGCTCGCCGATGTCGGAGGCGGTCGGGGAGAAGCGGGCGAGCAGCGTCGCGGGGTAGGCGCAGGCGAGGGCCAGCGGGAGGAAGCGGGCGAGGGAGCGGCCCAGGGTGCGCCCGCGCAGTGCCCACCACGCGGCAGGGGCGAGGAGCGCGCACCACAGCAGCATCGAGCCGAACATGGTGCCCCGCTCCCACAGCGGCGTGGCGTAGCCGGACTTGTCGGCGAAGAGCTGACGGCCGGTGTCCTCGCCGCCGGCGAGGCCCGCGACCTCCTCGACCGCGGAGCCGAAGACGGGGCCGAGGTAGCCCGCGAGCAGCGGCGCGACGAGGGCGCTCCACGCCAGCGCGACCAGGGTGGTGGCGGCCGCGACCGTCGCGACGAGGCGGGCGGCGCGGGGGTCGCTCGGGCGGCGGCCGTAGAGGTGCAGGAGCGCCCACGCCCACAGCGCGGCGACGACGAGCCAGCTGGTGAGGTGGTGGGTCACGACGAGCGCCGCGCCGGCGACGAGGGCGCCGGCCAGCGGCACCCGCGGCCAGCGCGCGTCG
Proteins encoded:
- a CDS encoding glycosyltransferase, encoding MDPGPSDASRVRSSADPGERREPTTSVVVCAHTERRWTSIVAGLQALAAQSRRPDQVLLVVDHDDALLRRAAAELPGLLGLGGDDTWLTVLPNTRGRGLSGARNTGVHAGVGDVVAFLDDDAVPAPDWLDRLVTALAETGADGVDGRATPVWPPSGRPRHLVAELDWVVGCSYRGLPEHRAPVRNLLGATMSFTRAALELAGDFDEAAGRVGDVLLGGEETELCLRLARRKPGALLVHEPAATVAHHVSADRTTWRYLARRAYAEGLSKAHIARTAGPGAATSTERAYVRRVLPAAVRRELRSGAEGGPRGAAGVVVGLASAGAGYARGSLRRAGRTDRRATALRAPEGAR
- a CDS encoding lipopolysaccharide biosynthesis protein — encoded protein: MNATRALLRQDGAAVTTSARPSRIGAVDLGVVLRPFTSLVAAQLVGTALGFLFWVVAARGVPAATVGLVSAGVAAQALLGKVAVLGVGTHLIAELPPLGAAGRRSLLRAGTTVVTVAGLLAGALFVGAVELVPALDGATVHQLFGGPVAVAVFVAGTAATAVGLLLDQAVLGAQRSSLQVLRNLVASGLRFPLGVALLAVGLTGSGALLLCWALPLALSSVLVWRRLFPRGSVDGRGSEPGVLAHSARHAGGALRQHALDLSLSAGPLLMPVVAAAVLAPEANARFAIAWLVATFVFVPPYMLATALFAASVHEPLDDFCRRARRTLPGGLAISAVLGAAAALAAPYVLGVFGPGYAEESSRLLALLVPAGLWMVLKDHVVALWRVQGRVTSAAGLAGGGVLLEVSGAAAGAAVAGAPGLCVGWLLALGVQAYGAAPVVHGILRAPLGPPTPTAPTAPTAAAPGRPLTEEAR
- a CDS encoding glycosyltransferase, producing the protein MALNDVTPEARAVPEAPRAASPDPTVGVVVCTYTAERLPQLRAAVASVRAQEHHVDQLVVVVDGDEELGAVVRGALPGEQVVVLGRNRGVSVARNTGAAQLETDLVFFLDDDATAHPRWVAELAPYLTRPDVLGASARSVGDFVGRAPAWLPDEYLWTVGVAYRGLPDEAAPVRNFYGGCAGMRRDTFLDVGGFADGIGHGDGRVGGGEEAEFCLRVRAARPGGEFWFVPEARIDHRVPAPRATWSYLVRRSYDEGVMKGDIARALGEGPAGGAALGPERDFARRLPRAALDYLRTPGRRSAALGTVVASLAVVAGLVRSRLSRRPVVVVRAGEARA
- a CDS encoding glycosyltransferase family 39 protein — protein: MTLLGLPTRPRTATGAAPDAAPAAGEAGTPTGGTRLLLLVCLVAGVGLLLEAWGYRTGWRGEPQVRALTFFYVGHALLIAPFAWLLTRRLDRRTALLGSIAFGLTMLLSWWLSNPLMATRFDETLHVGTLLRMVEGAGFFDPNPMLPVSPHYPGLELAAGGVHWLTGLPLVVCQLLTVVVARLALVVAVLLVVERLTGSTRAGAVAVLLYGASSQFWFFNAQFSYQTVALPLGVLAIWLTLRAVDADARWPRVPLAGALVAGAALVVTHHLTSWLVVAALWAWALLHLYGRRPSDPRAARLVATVAAATTLVALAWSALVAPLLAGYLGPVFGSAVEEVAGLAGGEDTGRQLFADKSGYATPLWERGTMFGSMLLWCALLAPAAWWALRGRTLGRSLARFLPLALACAYPATLLARFSPTASDIGERAISFIAMAMALVVAAWVVRHLDRVPSALVAATGVVLVMGGTILGGGPDWSRVPGPYEPAAEQRSIDESTVALARWFDRYAPPGSVVAADLTLSRTIPTYADVDAATGVGGRFNVTPLFTAPTVDATTAGLIQRYEVDFVAVDLRLADELSRSGALFEGSDDWGVSTVSAAQLTKFADAEGVDTVLDEGPLRVYDVRGLRGAESTWVDRPSALLPGTVHLASVVLLLELLAGLAVALRRRRLPRLDALLRLRGQVALAVALPALMVVGAVATALGYAPWVGTAALAVLGAVAIVAVRQRPAAPARVLPRGAALLLPLAVAAVFSAACLVAALGAWEGLLATAPVLPPPPGVTP
- a CDS encoding acyltransferase family protein; protein product: MSTPHPSVQPGALPPDRRPPTEADAPVRVPALDGLRALAVALVVGLHAGVPLMAGGSLGVTVFFVLSGFLITGLLVRPGALTPGGVRRFYLRRVLRLFPALVVVVGFVTAYALVALEGEERRFQLLQALTSITYTTNFLLGRGAETEDYGLLGQTWSLGVEEQYYLVWPLLLAVLLRLLRSTRARVAAVLAMAAVVVSWRAWLSSQGLAAHVGMGVDTQTDGLLVGSALALALPALRERLLRHQGLLTAAAVAGVLLLLVETAVVSLHHALPYDTNYLLVALASAAVITRLVLPGDDEGGPAHRALLALATLRPVVYVGLISYPLYLWHRVVFEVMADQAGIETTVEKLAAAPVALGLSLGAAALSYHVVEQPFLRRKELLRGDPTDRAQDAAVASPSPATVPAGTTGTTDAAGRHRRASRAGTDRDVEGRADR
- a CDS encoding WHG domain-containing protein, which produces MSAEVARGGQEQVERGPDGRFPTRRERLRQEVREDLKRSARDLLVPHSTGELSLRAVARDVGIAPSGIYRYFASRQELVAAVAADAFSSAAAALHASAVAHDGLDLTSQALAMAHAYRRWCLSHRAEFSLMFGTDTFASDGGPVPDPSQLHEFFAAPLVHFARCVRAGVVDTGAAALQWGSPLVAELEEMRRDQDGLDEQQVGVLLSGWASFHGYVSLEVYGPLSWFYADLDTAWDAHARGTLRAMGYRGVADAVLPEDAGPTPP
- a CDS encoding glycosyltransferase; the encoded protein is MRVLLLAQFYPPVIGGEERHVRNLAVALAARGHDVHVATLKVGQGAHGAAGARVPADPGVHVHLLDNVGQRVPALYPTADRPLALPVPDPLTSRALARLAERLRPDVVHSHNWILASWLPLAAARRTPLVHSLHDYSHVCATKRLMVGGAPCPGPSPSRCVPHVSEHYGALRGVPVYAAVRGGVPVRHRRVDLFTPVSRAVAEGNDLASGPVPFEVVPNFVPDELLTRPTEPRHDGLPDAPYVFFAGDLSAEKGLLTLLDAWRRVDRAALGRGGGTDGVPAELVLVGRPTADLPDALPDGVRVEQGWDHERVVAGFQHARAAVLPSEWHDPCPTTVLEAMALGAPLVTTHQGGIADMVVDGRSALVVPPGDAAATAAALDRLGADPALGAGLAEGARADVRPFLQSAVADRFGELYAQVAAGVPR
- a CDS encoding GH39 family glycosyl hydrolase, with amino-acid sequence MTRRVLLLLLPGLLCLALAVVGLSVIRSLEDAEPAVGPVVACEPSRSRPGPLIDLGVQAAGGVGQGEELGSTVTYPELTAPEIRRLVARAEAAGAAVISTAASWRTIEPDPDRPYDWTLLDRVIDAANAAGLRVRLQVSTMPQWAVEETSSPTDTDFWHPPLTDTELRRWTRFVHDLTVHVQGRVDYLEIWNEPNEYDFWPTGPDPVAFARLLEASYAAVKEVDPSISIVSGGLSNNDIGFLRAVYDARDELYGEDEVLFDQVGVHPFSGDRSPSTELARWTYEREPFGEFSQNFLGIVDLHDLMEQRGDADKPLYIGEFGYSTQPWREFGPVSDADRAVYLEEAFRAATCYSYVSALSWYYFHPTRFNEPSWTLLDRQGQPNETYAALVAWARRVGALR
- a CDS encoding polysaccharide deacetylase family protein, giving the protein MSGLLGHRPTASSARGTTAARLPVLMYHAVGTPMPRGLEWLDVPPPVLADQLATLRGAGWELLGLTEAFAALAADPHRRVVALTFDDAYLDFAESALEVLDDHGARATLYAPTGHLGGPASWLPGGGADVQLMDDAALAEVARAGVEVGSHGDLHVPMDTLRPAGATASLRWSRRILQDLTGQPVDTVAYPHGYHSRGLRRQVVAAGYTHGVAIGHRVHVTDGDPTAVQRLAVRPDHRGQALLDLVEHGPSPLVPALKRAAGPAWRAARLLRERTAAATGGAPWR